A window of the Tiliqua scincoides isolate rTilSci1 chromosome 5, rTilSci1.hap2, whole genome shotgun sequence genome harbors these coding sequences:
- the LOC136652827 gene encoding olfactory receptor 8S1-like, whose amino-acid sequence MENQTSATYFVLLGFAENPVVRIFLFLIFLCIYAATLMGNVVILMVIKGDAHLHSPMYFLLSHLSFLDVCFSSVTVPRALMSLCSSRTISYYGCIAQIFFIFLTGITEVFLLSAMAYDRYAAICKPLYYAQIMNREFCRGLVGGSWAMGFTYSLINTSPLLKLVFCRSNIIRHFSCEFPSLVALSCTNTLRIWVTFFIAFTTVGLLSFSVILVSYIYIISTVLKMHSAEAKRKTFSTCISHLIVVVLYYSSGCFRYFGSNLASSVVLDELLSIQYSIATPLLNPIIYSLKTRAVKEAIKNLLGYKPLISHMSYT is encoded by the coding sequence atggaaaatCAGACGTCAGCAACTTATTTTGTTCTCTTGGGATTCGCAGAAAACCCAGTGGTCCGAATCTTCCTCTTCCTTATATTTTTGTGCATATATGCAGCAACCTTGATGGGAAATGTGGTCATCTTGATGGTCATAAAGGGAGACGCTCACCTCCacagccccatgtacttcttGCTGAGTCACCTCTCTTTCCTGGATGTCTGCTTTTCTTCAGTGACTGTGCCTAGGGCCCTAATGAGTTTGTGCTCAAGCCGGACCATCTCCTATTACGGCTGCATTGCCCagatttttttcatctttttgaCAGGAATCACTGAAGTCTTCCTTCTTTCAGCCATGGCTTACGACCGATATGCTGCCATATGCAAGCCCTTGTATTATGCACAGATCATGAACAGAGAGTTCTGCAGAGGGCTGGTGGGAGGGTCATGGGCAATGGGCTTCACGTATTCATTGATAAATACGTCGCCTCTTTTGAAACTGGTGTTCTGTCGTTCAAACATTATCAGACACTTCAGCTGTGAATTCCCATCTTTAGTGGCCTTATCTTGTACTAACACTTTGAGGATTTGGGTAACATTCTTTATTGCGTTTACTACTGTAGGCCTTCTTTCCTTTTCAGTCATTCTGGTGTCCTACATCTACATTATCTCCACAGTTCTGAAGATGCATTCAGCAGAagccaaaagaaaaacattttctaCATGCATTTCCCACCTCATTGTTGTGGTTTTGTACTACAGCAGTGGCTGCTTTAGGTACTTTGGTTCCAACCTTGCTTCCTCAGTGGTCCTGGATGAACTTCTCTCCATCCAATACAGCATTGCAACCCCTTTGTTGAACCCCATTATCTACAGCCTGAAAACCAGGGCAGTGAAAGAAGCCATCAAGAACCTGCTGGGGTACAAACCATTGATTTCTCATATGTCATATACTTAA
- the LOC136652828 gene encoding olfactory receptor 8S1-like encodes MENQTSATYFVLLEFSDDPLVQIFLFVMFLCVYAATLMGNVVIFEAIRTNAHLQSPMYFFLSHLAVLDVCFSSVTVPRALMNLCSSRTISYYGCIAQTYFYFFTGSTEVFLLSAMAYDRYAAICKPLYYAQIMNREFCRGLVGGAWAMGFIYSLANTLPLLKLVFCSWNVIRHFSCEFPSLVPLSCTDTFTIWVTFYITFTTLGLLSFVVILVSYIHIISTVLKMHSVEAKRRTFSTCSSHLIVVIFYYSSACFRYLGSSVASSVVLNELLSIQYSIVTPLLNPIIYSLKTKTVKEAIKNLLGYKPLISHHMSNA; translated from the coding sequence atggaaaatcaGACGTCGGCAACATATTTTGTTCTCTTGGAATTTTCAGATGACCCACTAGTCCAAATCTTCCTCTTTGTGATGTTTTTGTGCGTTTATGCAGCCACCTTGATGGGGAATGTGGTCATCTTCGAAGCAATAAGGACCAATGCTCACCTCCAaagccccatgtatttcttcctgagTCATCTAGCAGTCCTTGATGTCTGCTTTTCTTCAGTGACTGTGCCTAGGGCCTTAATGAATTTGTGCTCAAGCCGGACCATCTCATACTATGGCTGCATTGCCCAGACGTATTTCTACTTTTTCACCGGATCCACTGAAGTCTTCCTTCTTTCAGCCATGGCTTATGATCGATATGCTGCCATATGCAAGCCCTTGTATTATGCACAGATCATGAACAGAGAGTTCTGCAGAGGGCTGGTGGGAGGGGCATGGGCAATGGGCTTCATATATTCATTGGCAAATACGTTGCCTCTTTTGAAACTGGTGTTCTGCAGTTGGAATGTTATCAGACATTTCAGCTGTGAATTCCCATCTTTAGTTCCTTTATCTTGCACAGACACCTTCACAATTTGGGTAACGTTCTATATTACTTTTACTACATTAGGCCTTCTTTCCTTCGTAGTTATTCTAGTGTCCTATATCCATATTATCTCCACCGTCCTGAAGATGCATTCAGTAGAAGCCAAAAGAAGAACATTTTCTACATGCAGTTCCCACCTCATTGTTGTGATCTTTTATTACAGCAGTGCCTGCTTTAGGTACCTTGGGTCCAGCGTTGCTTCCTCAGTTGTTCTGAATGAACTGCTCTCAATCCAATACAGCATTGTAACACCTTTGTTGAATCCCATTATCTACAGCCTGAAAACCAAGACAGTGAAAGAAGCCATCAAGAACCTATTGGGGTACAAACCATTGATTTCTCATCATATGTCAAATGCTTAA